One Candidatus Scalindua japonica DNA segment encodes these proteins:
- a CDS encoding shikimate kinase, whose product MNIVLIGFRGTGKSTVGKLLSKRLERDFIDSDQYIESITGKTIKSIFEDDGEEGFRKIEADTIAELSKVDNKVISAGGGVVLKEENVRNLKEKGFLVLLEATPEIIYKRISQDEKTTQQRPSLTDKTPLDEIRHLIAIREHAYSNAADYTINTSYVSCEDIVNEIITVENKQSN is encoded by the coding sequence ATGAACATAGTCTTAATCGGTTTCAGAGGTACTGGAAAAAGCACGGTTGGTAAACTTCTGTCAAAACGCCTGGAAAGAGATTTTATTGATTCAGACCAATATATTGAAAGTATTACAGGGAAAACTATTAAGAGTATATTCGAAGACGATGGGGAGGAAGGTTTTCGTAAGATTGAGGCAGATACCATTGCAGAATTAAGTAAAGTAGACAATAAGGTAATATCAGCAGGGGGGGGAGTTGTCCTTAAAGAAGAGAATGTAAGAAACTTGAAAGAGAAAGGATTTCTTGTTCTTCTGGAAGCAACTCCGGAAATTATTTATAAACGTATTTCACAAGATGAAAAAACAACACAGCAAAGACCTTCTTTAACGGATAAGACACCTCTGGATGAAATCAGACATTTGATTGCGATACGAGAACATGCTTACAGTAATGCGGCTGATTACACGATAAATACATCTTACGTTTCCTGTGAAGATATAGTAAATGAAATTATTACAGTAGAAAACAAACAGTCAAATTGA
- the aroE gene encoding shikimate dehydrogenase: protein MICIPITAGNVEDTISEMESASRYADIVELRIDYIPEIQNAETCVEEALKSKTKPVIITNRPVREGGKFNGSEQERLQLLQKAIELGADYVDVEHDSIRQITRQGSSKIIISHHNFEETPCNLSKIYSDICQHKPDIVKIVTYANDITDNIRIFELLQSAKVPTISLCMGELGYISRILTGKFGGFLTFASLERGKESAPGQLTVNELHKVYHFKDINNETKLYGIIGNPISHSMSPAIHNAAFIEKGLNNAYVPLKIENIGTFMKECRKIDFQGFSVTIPHKESVLPFLDDIDPTAGKIGAINTIVNRNGKLKGYNTDCMGAIMGLECSLKVVNGTLNNKKVSIIGAGGAARAIAFGLKEIGCDITIFNRTIERAEKLSLDVKCRFGSFEEIYKLETDILINTTSIGMFPDVDQTPVTKDVLKEGMIVFDAVYNPIETRLLRDAKEKECHTVNGLSMFINQAAEQFRLWTDIDPPVELMTNVVKERL, encoded by the coding sequence ATGATTTGCATTCCAATTACAGCAGGAAATGTTGAGGACACAATTTCGGAAATGGAATCGGCTTCCAGATATGCTGATATAGTTGAATTACGTATAGATTACATACCGGAGATACAAAATGCGGAAACATGCGTTGAAGAGGCGCTAAAGAGCAAGACTAAACCGGTAATTATTACAAACAGGCCTGTAAGAGAAGGTGGCAAATTTAATGGAAGCGAACAGGAAAGATTACAGCTGTTGCAGAAGGCAATCGAACTGGGAGCAGATTACGTTGACGTTGAACATGATTCTATCAGACAAATTACCAGACAAGGCAGCAGTAAAATAATTATTTCACACCATAATTTTGAAGAGACCCCTTGCAACTTAAGCAAAATATATAGTGATATTTGCCAGCACAAGCCCGATATAGTAAAGATTGTAACATATGCCAATGATATCACCGATAATATCAGGATATTTGAACTTTTACAATCTGCTAAAGTACCTACCATATCTCTTTGTATGGGAGAGTTAGGGTATATAAGCCGGATACTTACAGGTAAGTTTGGAGGGTTTCTGACATTTGCCTCTCTCGAACGAGGCAAAGAATCAGCACCGGGGCAATTGACGGTAAATGAGCTCCACAAAGTATATCACTTTAAAGATATAAACAACGAGACCAAGCTTTATGGTATTATTGGAAATCCGATTTCTCACAGTATGAGCCCGGCCATCCATAATGCCGCCTTTATTGAAAAAGGTCTTAATAACGCATATGTACCACTGAAAATAGAAAATATTGGTACTTTCATGAAAGAGTGTAGAAAAATAGATTTTCAAGGTTTCAGCGTTACTATCCCACATAAAGAGAGTGTTTTACCGTTTCTGGATGACATTGATCCGACTGCCGGGAAAATTGGTGCTATAAATACTATAGTGAACCGGAATGGGAAATTAAAGGGCTACAATACTGACTGTATGGGCGCAATAATGGGATTGGAATGTAGCCTGAAGGTAGTCAATGGCACATTAAATAATAAAAAGGTATCTATTATAGGAGCAGGGGGTGCGGCACGCGCGATCGCCTTTGGCTTAAAAGAAATAGGTTGTGATATAACCATATTCAATCGTACCATTGAACGTGCGGAAAAACTGTCACTGGACGTCAAATGTAGATTTGGTAGTTTTGAAGAAATTTACAAACTTGAAACTGATATCCTCATCAATACCACATCTATCGGTATGTTTCCTGATGTTGATCAAACACCAGTCACAAAAGATGTACTAAAGGAAGGTATGATAGTTTTTGACGCCGTTTACAACCCCATAGAAACCAGGCTTCTCCGTGACGCAAAGGAAAAAGAATGTCATACGGTTAACGGACTTTCAATGTTTATTAATCAAGCGGCAGAACAATTCAGGCTCTGGACAGATATTGACCCACCGGTAGAATTAATGACCAATGTAGTAAAGGAAAGGTTATGA